One Lysobacter enzymogenes DNA segment encodes these proteins:
- a CDS encoding DUF6631 family protein — translation MARKVKRRAPAADDLTILEPSRTLPIGGRNVTVREIGFFESLRLHAEIAALVADLVEHTDDGNVDLGRLHRICAAHPTATITLLAQACDQPPEWVQALPGAQGDLLLLTFWAVNADFFLQRVLAAVELRRAAPAATGPASSPP, via the coding sequence ATGGCGCGCAAGGTGAAGCGTCGGGCGCCAGCGGCCGACGACCTGACGATTTTGGAGCCGAGTCGCACGCTGCCTATCGGCGGGCGCAACGTCACCGTGCGCGAAATCGGCTTCTTCGAAAGCCTGCGACTGCATGCCGAGATCGCGGCGCTGGTCGCCGACCTGGTCGAACACACGGACGACGGCAATGTCGATCTGGGGCGGCTGCACCGGATCTGCGCCGCGCATCCGACCGCCACGATCACGCTGCTCGCACAAGCCTGCGATCAGCCCCCCGAGTGGGTGCAGGCACTGCCCGGCGCGCAGGGCGATCTGTTGCTGCTGACGTTCTGGGCGGTCAATGCGGATTTTTTTCTGCAGCGCGTGCTGGCGGCGGTGGAACTGCGGCGAGCGGCCCCGGCAGCGACTGGCCCGGCGTCCTCGCCACCCTGA
- a CDS encoding glycoside hydrolase family 24 protein, producing the protein MARLTAEQAGGQNVVAFLDTIAHAEGVERFSAIGGYDVLVGGDRFTDFAKHPRLMIWLPKYRIHSTAAGRYQFLWRTWNSLQIRLKLPDFGPSSQDRAAIELLRENGSLADIKKGWISSAVRKSRKTWASLPNAGYGQRELPLEALLAVFQRAGGSIH; encoded by the coding sequence ATGGCACGTCTGACCGCTGAGCAGGCGGGCGGCCAGAACGTGGTTGCGTTCTTGGACACGATCGCGCACGCCGAGGGGGTCGAGCGATTCAGCGCCATTGGCGGATACGACGTGCTGGTGGGCGGCGACCGCTTCACCGACTTCGCCAAGCATCCGCGCTTGATGATCTGGCTGCCGAAGTATCGAATCCATTCCACCGCTGCCGGCCGCTATCAGTTCCTGTGGCGGACCTGGAACAGCCTTCAAATCCGGCTGAAACTACCGGACTTTGGTCCGAGCTCGCAGGACCGCGCCGCCATCGAACTGCTGCGCGAGAACGGGTCGCTGGCCGACATCAAGAAGGGCTGGATCAGTTCGGCGGTTCGGAAGTCCCGCAAGACCTGGGCGTCGCTTCCGAACGCCGGCTATGGCCAGCGGGAGCTGCCGCTGGAAGCGTTGCTGGCGGTCTTCCAAAGGGCCGGCGGCAGTATTCACTAG
- a CDS encoding DUF4175 domain-containing protein: MKLIEDWRHAWRFLSVQAMSLALAVQGVWLNIPDDLRVHVPDRVATYVTAGVLVLGLFGRLFQQRGADGTSDR; encoded by the coding sequence ATGAAGTTGATCGAGGACTGGCGCCATGCGTGGCGCTTCTTGAGCGTGCAGGCGATGAGCTTGGCGCTGGCGGTGCAGGGCGTCTGGCTGAACATCCCCGACGACCTGCGCGTGCATGTACCGGATCGGGTCGCCACGTATGTAACCGCAGGCGTTCTGGTGCTGGGCTTGTTTGGCCGTCTGTTCCAGCAGCGAGGCGCGGATGGCACGTCTGACCGCTGA